The genomic DNA TCGGTGAGCGCGGTCAGAGGTTCAGCCAGCACGTGTCCGAGGGCCGAGTCGAGGGAGAGTCGCTCGGTACGGGGGGCGGCGCCGCGACCGGCCCGCGCGGCAAGAGCACGGGCCTCACGCCAGGCGGTGGCCTGTCCGCGCCGGCCCCGAGCAGGGGCCTGACCGGGACTCCCGCCGGAATCGTGACCGGAACCGCTGCCAGGACCGTTGCCGGGCTTCCGGTCGGAGCTGTGACCGGGGCTTTGGTCATCGCCCTGTCCAGAACTGCGGCCAGAACTCTGACGAGGGCTGACCCCGGAACTTCCGGCGCCGAGGCCGGCGCCGGGTCCGTGTTCGGCGCTCCGGCCGGCGGTCTGTCGGGGGCTCTGCACCGAGGCCCTGGCCTGGGGCTGCGGCTGAGCGACGAATCGAGGCTCATGCGAAGAGTGACCCGCAACCAGCGCAAGAGCCTGATCGACGGCTCGCTCCTCCTCCTCGGCGGCATCGGCTTCCTCGGCGGTATGGGCCTGCTCGACAGCTCGGGCCGCGTCGGCCGTCCGGGGCACATCGGCAGCACGGGTCACCTCCGCTACCCGGGCTTGCTCATCGCCGTCAGCCGCCCCGACCACCCGGCCTGCCTCCGTCGAGCGGGTCCGCTCGACAGCACCGGCTTCCTTCTCGGCGCCGGTCACCCCGACGGCACCGACCGCTCCGACCGCTCCGACGGCACCGACGGCACCGACGGCACCGACCGCTCCGACCGCTCCGACGGCAGCGTCTTCCGGCGGAGCGACCGCGACGGCACGCTCAGCCGTCGGAGGCCTGGTCCCCGGATCCGGCGGAGCCCCGGTTGTCCGTTCGGCCGCCGGGCCGCCTTCGGCCTTGCGCTGGTACGCCGTCATGGCGTCTCGGCCTCGTCCGCCCAGCGGAGGGCGAGTGCGGCCGCCTTGCGAGCAGCCTCGGCCACCGCCTCGGGTCCGCCCCCGCCGCTACTCGCCTTCGCCGCCGCGTACCCGACCAGAAACGTCGTCAGGGGCGCGGCAGGCCGGGCGACACCGTGGGCGGCATCGCGGGCGAGGTCGAGCAGGACGCCGGTGTCGACGTCGAGTTCGATGCCCAGTTCGTTCTTGACTGCGGTGATCCATTCGTCCAGCACGGTCCCATGCTCTCTGATGCGGGCCCGGGCTGCGGCAATGTCTTCCCAGGTGTCGCAGTCGAACGAGGCGAGCGGACCCGCCTCGACGCGGGCGAGGTCCAATTCGTGTGTCAGCAACCGCAGCGGCAGCCCGGCCAGACCACCGTGCTCCGTGGCGAGCAGAGCCAGTTCGCGGCGGAGCGGTTCGGCGCGGTAGACCGCGACCAAGGGCTGGTCCCGGCCGTCCTGATCGACGCACAGGGCCCCGTCGCGGTCCGGGCGCCCGGCGGCGGCCAGCAGCGCCTCGACCGTGCTCTCCCCCAGGAACGGGAGGTCGGCGGAGAGGACGAGCAGGCGCTCCGCGCCCGTATGCCGTACCCCGGCGTCGAGAGCCGCCAACGGGCCCCCGCCCTGCGGCTCTTCGCGTGTCCAGGTCACAGCACGCGTGGTGGGCCGCCGCCCGCCCACCACGACAGTGGTGGCGGCATCGGTGCACGTCGCGAGCACCCGGTCGAGCAGTGCCCGGCCACCGACCCGAACGGCCGGCTTGTCGGCACCCCCGAGGCGCTTGGCGGCCCCTCCGGCAAGAACGATGGCGTCATACGCGGTCATGCCCCGAGTATGCGTGCCACACGCCCCCGTTGAACCTCCCCGCCCCCTCTCTCCTCGTCTTCCTCCTACAACGTGCGCAGCAGCAGCGCCGGTTGTTCCACGCAGTCGGCCACGTATCGCAGGAATCCGCCCGCCGTGCCCCCGTCGCAGACCCGGTGGTCGAAGGTGAGCGAGAGCTGGACGACCTGGCGCACGGCCAGCTCGTCCCGGTGCACCCACGGCTTGGGCACGATCCGGCCGACACCCAGCATCGCGGCCTCGGGGTGGTTGATGATCGGCGTCGACCCGTCGACCCCGAACACCCCGTAGTTGTTCAGCGTGAACGTGCCGCCGGTCAGCTCCGCCGGCGTCAGCGTGCCCGTCCGGGCCGCCTCGGTCAGCCGACCGATCTCGGCGCCGATCGACTCCGCGTTACGGGACTGCGCATCCCGCACTACGGGGACGACCAGCCCTCGCTCCGTCTGGGCCGCGAAGCCGAGATGGACGGCGGGCAGCCGCACGATCTCACGGGCCTCCAGGTCCACCATGGAGTTGAGCTCGGGGAACCGGGCCAGGGCCGCCGTGCAGATGCGGGCCAGCAGGGCGAGCACCGACACCTTGGGCCCTGCGGTCGGACCACCGGCCCCGTTCATCGCTGCTCTGGCAGCCATCAGCTCGGTGGCATCCGCGTCGACCCAGCACGTGGCATCGGGAATTTCACGCCGACTGCGCGCCAGTTTGTCGGCGACCGCGCCCCGTACCCCGCGCAACGGAATCCGCTCCCCGGCAACCGGAGCCGACGTCGGACTCGAGGCGGGGGGCGACACCGGGACCGGCACCGACGGCGCCGCCGCCGTCCCGTTCGCCGCGGCCCTGATCGCGGATTCGACATCGGCCCGCAGAATCAGCCCGTCGAACCCCGACCCCGTCAACTGCCGCAGATCGAGATCGTGCTGCCGCGCCAGCCTCCGTACCAGGGGAGAGACCACCGCCACCGGCCCCGACGCCTCATCGGAAACCGGCGCAGGGACCGGCCCCGGGGCCGGAGCAGGAGCCGTCACAGGCACCGGGGCCGGCTCCGCCACCGGTGCTGCAGCGGCCGAAATCGCCTCGGGCCGCACCCGTCGGCGTCTCGCCGCCGGCGCCCCCGTCCCGTACCCCACCAGCACATTGCCGGAAGACTCGGCCCCGTCGGTGCCCTTGTCGGAGAGATCCTCGGGAAGGTCACCCTCCGCGGACCCCACGGCCACCGTCAACAACGGTGAACCGACCGGAAGTTCCGTACCCTCCTCGCCGAAGCGTGCGGTCACCACGCCCCCGTACGGACACGGCACCTCCACCATCGCCTTGGCCGTCTCGACCTCGACGACCGGCTGGTCGATGGCGACCACGTCGCCGACCTCCACCAGCCAGCGGACGATCTCCGCCTCGGTCAGCCCTTCGCCGAGGTCGGGCAGCTTGAATTCGAGCACCTTCGGCATCAGCTCTCCGCCTCCCACTGCAGCCGCGCGACCGCGTCGAGCACCCGGTCCACGCCCGGCAGATGGTGCCGCTCCAGCATCGGCGGCGGATACGGGATGTCGAACCCGGCGACCCGCAGCACCGGCGCCTCCAGGTGGTGGAAGCAGCGCTCGGTGATGCGAGCTGCGATCTCCCCACCGGGGCCGCCGAACCCGGACGACTCATGAACGACGACCGCCCGACCGGTACGCCGCACGGAAGCGGCGACCGTCTCGTCGTCGAACGGCACCAGTGAACGCAGGTCGACCACTTCGAGGTCCCAGCCCTCCTCGACAGCCGCCTCCGCGGCTTCCAGGCAGACCGGCAGGGACGGCCCGTAGGTGATCAGCGTCGCGCTGCGCCCGGGACGGCGGACCACGGCCCGCCCGATCGGCTCGACCTCCACCGGCGCGTCCGGCGACCATGCCGCCTTCGACCAGTACAGCCGCTTCGGCTCCAGGAAGACCACCGGATCGTCCGAGGCGATCGAGGCCCGCAGCAGCCCGTATGCGTCGTCGACCGTGGCAGGTGTGACGACGTGCAGGCCCGGCGTCGCCATGTAGTAGGCCTCCGAGGAGTCACTGTGGTGCTCGACCCCGCCGATCCCGCCGCCGTACGGCACCCGCACCGTGATCGGCAGCGGCATGGCGCCCCCGGTCCGGTTCCGCATCTTGGCGACATGGCTGATGAGCTGCTCGAACGCCGGATAGGCGAATGCGTCGAACTGCATCTCCACCACGGGCCGCAGCCCGTACATCGCCATGCCGACGGCCGCACCGAGGATGCCCGCCTCGGCCAGCGGCGTGTCCGTACAGCGGTCCTCGCCGAACTCCTTCGCCAGCCCGTCGGTGATCCGGAAGACCCCGCCGAGCGTGCCGACGTCCTCACCGAGGACGTGCACCGTCGGGTCCTCGGCCATCGAGTCACGCAGCGCACGCCCGAGAGCCTGCGCCATGGTGGCCGGCTTGGCCCTGTCCGTCTGCTCGCCGGCCATCGCCGCCGTTGTCATCGGCCGTCCCCCGCACCGCTCGTACCGTCCTGGCCCTGCTCGGCGTCCAGCTCCACCCGCAGCCGGGCCGCCTGCTCCCGCAGCTGCGCGGTCTGTTCCGCATAGACATGGGCGAAGAGGTCCATCGGGTCGAGCACCGGATCGGCGTTCATCCGCTCACGCAGCCCGGCCGCCATCCGTTCCGCAGCAACGCGCGCCTCCTCGATGCCCTCCTCGCCGAGCAGCCCTCGGGCGGTCAGTTCCCGCTCCAGAAGCTGGATCGGGTCGTGCGCCCGCCACGCCTCCACCTCGCTCTCGCCGCGGTAGCGCGTGGCGTCGTCGGCGTTCGTATGCGCGTCCATCCGGTACGTCACGGCCTCGACCAGGGTCGGTCCGCCACCCGCCCGGGCCCGCGCCACCGCTTCGCCGAGCACCTGGTGCACGGCGGCCGCGTCATTGCCGTCGACCAGCCGGCCCGGCATGCCGTACCCCACCGCCTTGTGCGCCAGCGACGGCGCCGCCGTCTGCTTGGCCAGGGGTACGGAGATCGCAAATCCGTTGTTCTGCACCAGGAAGACCACCGGGGCCCGCCAGACGGCCGCGAAGTTCAGTGCCTCGTGGAAGTCGCCCTCGCTGGTCCCGCCGTCGCCGACCATGGCGAGCGCCACCACGTCGTCACCCTTGAGCCGCGCCGCGTGGGCCAGGCCCACGGCGTGCGGCAGCTGGGTGGCGAGCGGAGTGCTGAGCGGGGCGATGCGGTGTTCGCGCGGGTCGTAACCGGTGTGCCAGTCACCGCGCAGCAAGGTCAGCGCCTCGACCGGGTCCAGGCCGCGCGCCACTGCCGCGAGCGTGTCGCGGTAGCTGGGGAAGAGCCAGTCGTGCTCCTCCAGCACCAGCGCCGCGGCTATCTCGCAGGCCTCCTGTCCGGTGCTGGACGGGTAGACGGCGAGCCGGCCCTGCTTGGTGAGGGCGGTGGCCTGGGCGTTGTACCGCCGACCGCGCACCAGCTCGGTGTAGAGCCGCCGCAGCAGCTCGGGGTCTGCGTCGGCCGCGGCGTCCGTACCGAGCACGCGGTACGGCTCGGGGTCCGGGAGCAGCGGCGCGGGGTCGGTGAGCGGCTTCCAGGCCGGGGGCGGCGTGGGCCGGTAGGCGGCCGCGCCGGGCAGCTCTTGGACCGTCATGACAAGCACCTCCTGGCATCGAGGGATATCGAGCAGCGTCTGGCGATATCGAGGGGTCGCCCGATATCGAGGGGTGGCTGAATACGTCGAAATGTCGAGCACTGGCCGAGGCGCGGATGTGGTGCGCCTCACCTACCGATTGT from Streptomyces sp. NBC_01707 includes the following:
- a CDS encoding NTP transferase domain-containing protein, which codes for MTAYDAIVLAGGAAKRLGGADKPAVRVGGRALLDRVLATCTDAATTVVVGGRRPTTRAVTWTREEPQGGGPLAALDAGVRHTGAERLLVLSADLPFLGESTVEALLAAAGRPDRDGALCVDQDGRDQPLVAVYRAEPLRRELALLATEHGGLAGLPLRLLTHELDLARVEAGPLASFDCDTWEDIAAARARIREHGTVLDEWITAVKNELGIELDVDTGVLLDLARDAAHGVARPAAPLTTFLVGYAAAKASSGGGGPEAVAEAARKAAALALRWADEAETP
- a CDS encoding dihydrolipoamide acetyltransferase family protein, with the protein product MPKVLEFKLPDLGEGLTEAEIVRWLVEVGDVVAIDQPVVEVETAKAMVEVPCPYGGVVTARFGEEGTELPVGSPLLTVAVGSAEGDLPEDLSDKGTDGAESSGNVLVGYGTGAPAARRRRVRPEAISAAAAPVAEPAPVPVTAPAPAPGPVPAPVSDEASGPVAVVSPLVRRLARQHDLDLRQLTGSGFDGLILRADVESAIRAAANGTAAAPSVPVPVSPPASSPTSAPVAGERIPLRGVRGAVADKLARSRREIPDATCWVDADATELMAARAAMNGAGGPTAGPKVSVLALLARICTAALARFPELNSMVDLEAREIVRLPAVHLGFAAQTERGLVVPVVRDAQSRNAESIGAEIGRLTEAARTGTLTPAELTGGTFTLNNYGVFGVDGSTPIINHPEAAMLGVGRIVPKPWVHRDELAVRQVVQLSLTFDHRVCDGGTAGGFLRYVADCVEQPALLLRTL
- a CDS encoding alpha-ketoacid dehydrogenase subunit beta, giving the protein MTTAAMAGEQTDRAKPATMAQALGRALRDSMAEDPTVHVLGEDVGTLGGVFRITDGLAKEFGEDRCTDTPLAEAGILGAAVGMAMYGLRPVVEMQFDAFAYPAFEQLISHVAKMRNRTGGAMPLPITVRVPYGGGIGGVEHHSDSSEAYYMATPGLHVVTPATVDDAYGLLRASIASDDPVVFLEPKRLYWSKAAWSPDAPVEVEPIGRAVVRRPGRSATLITYGPSLPVCLEAAEAAVEEGWDLEVVDLRSLVPFDDETVAASVRRTGRAVVVHESSGFGGPGGEIAARITERCFHHLEAPVLRVAGFDIPYPPPMLERHHLPGVDRVLDAVARLQWEAES
- the pdhA gene encoding pyruvate dehydrogenase (acetyl-transferring) E1 component subunit alpha, whose amino-acid sequence is MTVQELPGAAAYRPTPPPAWKPLTDPAPLLPDPEPYRVLGTDAAADADPELLRRLYTELVRGRRYNAQATALTKQGRLAVYPSSTGQEACEIAAALVLEEHDWLFPSYRDTLAAVARGLDPVEALTLLRGDWHTGYDPREHRIAPLSTPLATQLPHAVGLAHAARLKGDDVVALAMVGDGGTSEGDFHEALNFAAVWRAPVVFLVQNNGFAISVPLAKQTAAPSLAHKAVGYGMPGRLVDGNDAAAVHQVLGEAVARARAGGGPTLVEAVTYRMDAHTNADDATRYRGESEVEAWRAHDPIQLLERELTARGLLGEEGIEEARVAAERMAAGLRERMNADPVLDPMDLFAHVYAEQTAQLREQAARLRVELDAEQGQDGTSGAGDGR